The Vespula vulgaris chromosome 22, iyVesVulg1.1, whole genome shotgun sequence genome window below encodes:
- the LOC127071646 gene encoding anillin-like isoform X1 gives MDPWIQRMLERAKARGEKLNMQLSNAGHDVRRRRSPLKDANAILAQAAVSKNKSPAKSPIKLTTEESPKKSARKCSPSKTIVEEETKQIGKENGDVGISNVKSKLQRLGKLYSEDTSRELSSPIHRTEEKFYTEEEQIELKSARKGARLDRLAALASTINNWEDDLSHPTFTKTTSTKAEQIQAKFNDKAKNTTDPQPSTSGCSKWNSGSNSEASSTRQFKWDKTMLQSLEAQGFSRTKSNCRLVYDFKSFSQETGAGPSSSPSKKHTNSVQKQEDKHISSSKLNVVIEGKVTDDENLHKSTNRTAKDAENTNSNTPEKTVRTTNTNTNNSRVTSRFGFNGSPKSPLPGSSPGSVLSKASMFESRNNDGKTKDPAQMSLSERKALFEKNKDEAPLIPKAPLTMSIPPSKLHEKESSNSPSGHGADLPATNRKVESSNRVVAQRAIFEHGHTQELENNILRSAQIERQRELDMLRSRFNTNKEIAQVAAGSCIRTSESSEGKSNSPKNSPICPVKPTPALDNVNPHAPPPPPPPLPQSKNSNGKHNSEQEKSSPVKRHGNLPRIQQIVTLSDAKRIRVCPPKSGGLYPNLSEIDNNTGTDTEYTVDSTEPATVTLEENTTESESITEAEYYVQDNETELDSEEEIEDVNTSLGRSILRVVNQQIMRNKKRSIEPDPDSTTSDISVLDEMDEYLDECLAVQEKNVKNFCQDGPTPPKVNRGGKSPSSSSTSFKYTHGSQFRSPIKFVTPERNEEPCIVEGDNHTPLMHTVSFYRRQQSELRTPKGTPSRSVTKIIDSDSDTTESAKDETMLVQEKVKRLLDEVCKQQTIIGQASQALNLCSSTIEFNGSQEQVEGERLLLIATHRRQAALNEVQRLKVEGTLRPAVPGSPEIEDTGSLTVSAITLPLRREYLRSIATNTCLHFVCLIRYLEEVLTTPVVLAESGDSCLRFPSTLKLQNLYSDFKITVEIYSLQTQAEMLPHEVKYHIHNNGGGWNSGNSSKDNKKHASKTPKEKKCSKFENRLVMPNVQSPAGPSAVRSTAFHLSGYVVFSLKEVHRQQFTLNKVPQQSPLEGRLQMHVSCEPSITVEYHNFLTIFEYVSGFGIWQRRWCLLKGTTLSYYKYPYHEGKKTPLGSLDLRGISTKNVELAPLSICMRANTVLLETKRAAQPGDVDSLIMVTNGSETTIRHLFSADTKEDRLEWCSKLNKVLHLIRIWGGTS, from the exons ATGGATCCGTGGATTCAA cgAATGTTAGAACGTGCTAAGGCAAGAGGAGAAAAGTTGAATATGCAATTGTCCAATGCTGGTCATGATGTTAGAAGACGACGAAGTCCACTAAAAGATGCTAATGCAATTTTAGCACAAGCAGCAG taAGCAAAAACAAAAGTCCAGCAAAATCTCCAATAAAATTAACAACAGAAGAATCTCCTAAAAAATCTGCAAGAAAATGTAGTCCTTCCAAAACGATAGTTGAAGAAGAAACTAAACAGATTGGTAAAGAGAATGGTGATGTAGGTATAAGCAATGTCAAGTCAAAGCTACAAAGGCTGGGCAAGCTATATTCTG AAGATACTAGCCGTGAGTTAAGCTCACCTATTCATAGaacggaagaaaaattttataccgAAGAGGAACAAATAGAATTGAAATCAGCAAGGAAAGGTGCTAGGCTCGATAGATTGGCAGCTCTTGCTTCAACCATTAATAATTGGGAAGATGATTTATCGCATCCAACattt ACAAAAACAACATCCACTAAGGCAGAACAAATACAAGCTAAATTTAATGACAAAGCAAAGAATACAACAGACCCACAACCAAGTACAAGTGGATGCAGTAAGTGGAATAGTGGTAGTAATTCTGAAGCTAGTTCAACCAGACAATTTAAGTGGGATAAAACTATGCTACAGAGTTTa GAGGCTCAAGGCTTTAGTCGTACGAAAAGCAATTGTCGTCTAGTGTATGACTTTAAGAGTTTTTCTCAGGAAACAGGAGCAGGCCCATCAAGTTCTCCATCCAAAAAACATACGAATTCCGTGCAAAAGCAAGAAGACAAACATATATCAAGCTCGAAACTTAACGTAGTAATAGAAGGCAAGGTGACAGACGATGAGAATCTGCATAAAAGTACAAACAGGACAGCTAAGGATGCCGAAAATACAAACTCAAATACACCAGAAAAAACAGTAAGAACTACAAATACCAATACAAACAATTCTAGAGTAACATCTAGATTTGGTTTTAATGGTTCACCCAAGAGTCCATTACCTGGTTCATCACCTGGTTCTGTGTTGAGTAAAGCTTCTATGTTTGAATCGCGAAATAATGATGGTAAGACAAAAGATCCGGCTCAAATGAGTCTTTCTGAAAGAAAAgctcttttcgaaaaaaataaggatgAAGCTCCTTTAATTCCAAAAGCACCACTTACCATGTCTATACCACCTAGTAAATTACATGAGAAGGAATCGTCTAATTCACCATCCGGACATGGAGCAG ATCTACCTGCAACCAATCGTAAAGTTGAAAGTTCTAATCGAGTCGTTGCTCAGCGTGCTATATTTGAGCACGGTCACACTcaagaattagaaaataatatattgcgTTCTGCTCAAATTGAAAGACAACGAGAATTAGATATGTTACGTTCACGTTTCAACACCAATAAAGAAATAGCGCAAGTCGCAGCTGGTTCTTGTATTAGAACAAGCGAAAGTAGTGAAGGGAAGTCTAATTCACCGAAGAATTCTCCAATTTGTCCTGTCAAACCTACACCAGCACTG GATAATGTTAATCCGCacgcaccaccaccaccaccaccaccgcttCCACAGTCAAAAAACTCGAACGGAAAACATAATTCGGAGCAAGAAAAATCATCACCAGTTAAACGACATG GCAATTTACCAAGAATACAACAGATTGTGACATTATCAGATGCTAagcgtatacgtgtgtgtccTCCGAAATCTGGAGGCCTATATCCTAATCTTTCAGAAATTGATAACAACACAGGAACAGATACAGAATACACCGTCGATAGTACAGAACCAGCGACTGTTACTTTAGAAGAAAATACTACTGAGAGCGAATCAATTACAGAAGCCGAATATTACGTTCAA GACAACGAAACTGAATTAGACagcgaagaagaaattgaagaCGTAAACACTAGTTTGGGAAGAAGCATTTTGCGTGTAGTGAATCAACAGATtatgagaaacaaaaag AGATCGATTGAACCTGATCCAGATAGTACTACATCCGATATATCCGTATTAGATGAAATGGATGAATATTTGGACGAATGTCTTGcagtacaagaaaaaaatgttaaaaactTCTGTCAGGATGGACCAACACCTCCAAAAGTAAATAGAGGTGGAAAAAGTCCATCGTCTTCTTCTACTAGTTTTAAATACACTCATGG ATCACAATTTCGTTCTCCTATCAAATTCGTGACTCCGGAAAGGAATGAAGAACCATGCATCGTAGAAGGCGATAATCATACTCCCTTAATGCACACCGTTAGTTTTTATAGGCGTCAACAATCAGAA ttGCGAACACCGAAAGGTACCCCTTCTCGTTCGGTAACCAAAATTATAGACTCTGATTCTGACACTACGGAATCTGCAAAAGATGAAACAATGTTAGTGCAAGAAAAGGTGAAGCGTTTATTAGACGAAGTCTGCAAGCAGCAAACGATCATTGGTCAAGCTAGTCAAGCTTTAAATTTATGTAGTTCTACGATTGAATTTAATGGTTCTCAAGAACAAGTCGAAGGAGAGAGACTTCTGCTTATTGCTA ctCATAGGAGACAAGCCGCACTAAACGAGGTTCAAAGATTAAAAGTTGAGGGTACATTGAGACCTGCTGTACCAGGTTCTCCAGAAATAGAAGATACCGGATCACTTACAGTGTCAGCCATTACATTACCATTGAGACGCGAATATTTACGAAGTATTGCTACAA ATACGTGCCTTCATTTCGTCTGTTTGATACGTTACTTGGAGGAAGTATTAACTACACCAGTGGTTCTTGCTGAATCAGGCGATTCTTGTCTACGCTTCCCTTCGAccttaaaattacaaaatttgtaTAGTGATTTTAAAATCACCGTCGAAATTTATTCTCTTCAAACTCAAGCTGAAATGCTTCCCCACGAAGTTAAGTATCACATTCATAACAATGGCGGTGGATGGAATTCTGGTAATAGTagcaaagataataaaaag caCGCGTCTAAAACGcctaaggaaaagaaatgttcaAAATTCGAAAATCGCTTGGTGATGCCAAATGTTCAAAGTCCGGCAGGACCTTCCGCAGTTCGATCTACTGCTTTTCATCTATCTGGTTATGTTGTTTTTAGTCTTAAAGAAGTACACCGTCAACAATTCACTTTAAATAAG GTTCCACAGCAATCCCCGCTGGAAGGTCGATTGCAGATGCATGTGTCATGCGAACCCTCAATAACGGTAGAATATCATAACTTTCTTACAATATTTGAATATGTCTCTGGTTTTGGCATCTGGCAAAGAAGATGGTGCCTGCTCAAAGGAACTACATTATCGTATTATAAGTACCCTTATCATGAGGGCAAGAAAACTCCTTTAGGAAGTCTCGATCTACGtg GTATTTCTAcaaaaaatgttgaattaGCACCTCTCAGCATCTGCATGCGTGCCAATACAGTTTTacttgaaacaaaaagagcAGCACAACCTGGTGATGTCGATAGTCTTATCATGGTAACAAATGGATCTGAAACAACTATTAg ACACCTTTTCTCGGCCGATACAAAAGAAGATAGGCTAGAGTGGTGTTCAAAACTTAACAAAGTATTACATTTAATACGAATCTGGGGTGGTACCTCatga
- the LOC127071646 gene encoding anillin-like isoform X2: MDPWIQRMLERAKARGEKLNMQLSNAGHDVRRRRSPLKDANAILAQAAVSKNKSPAKSPIKLTTEESPKKSARKCSPSKTIVEEETKQIGKENGDVGISNVKSKLQRLGKLYSEDTSRELSSPIHRTEEKFYTEEEQIELKSARKGARLDRLAALASTINNWEDDLSHPTFTKTTSTKAEQIQAKFNDKAKNTTDPQPSTSGCSKWNSGSNSEASSTRQFKWDKTMLQSLETGAGPSSSPSKKHTNSVQKQEDKHISSSKLNVVIEGKVTDDENLHKSTNRTAKDAENTNSNTPEKTVRTTNTNTNNSRVTSRFGFNGSPKSPLPGSSPGSVLSKASMFESRNNDGKTKDPAQMSLSERKALFEKNKDEAPLIPKAPLTMSIPPSKLHEKESSNSPSGHGADLPATNRKVESSNRVVAQRAIFEHGHTQELENNILRSAQIERQRELDMLRSRFNTNKEIAQVAAGSCIRTSESSEGKSNSPKNSPICPVKPTPALDNVNPHAPPPPPPPLPQSKNSNGKHNSEQEKSSPVKRHGNLPRIQQIVTLSDAKRIRVCPPKSGGLYPNLSEIDNNTGTDTEYTVDSTEPATVTLEENTTESESITEAEYYVQDNETELDSEEEIEDVNTSLGRSILRVVNQQIMRNKKRSIEPDPDSTTSDISVLDEMDEYLDECLAVQEKNVKNFCQDGPTPPKVNRGGKSPSSSSTSFKYTHGSQFRSPIKFVTPERNEEPCIVEGDNHTPLMHTVSFYRRQQSELRTPKGTPSRSVTKIIDSDSDTTESAKDETMLVQEKVKRLLDEVCKQQTIIGQASQALNLCSSTIEFNGSQEQVEGERLLLIATHRRQAALNEVQRLKVEGTLRPAVPGSPEIEDTGSLTVSAITLPLRREYLRSIATNTCLHFVCLIRYLEEVLTTPVVLAESGDSCLRFPSTLKLQNLYSDFKITVEIYSLQTQAEMLPHEVKYHIHNNGGGWNSGNSSKDNKKHASKTPKEKKCSKFENRLVMPNVQSPAGPSAVRSTAFHLSGYVVFSLKEVHRQQFTLNKVPQQSPLEGRLQMHVSCEPSITVEYHNFLTIFEYVSGFGIWQRRWCLLKGTTLSYYKYPYHEGKKTPLGSLDLRGISTKNVELAPLSICMRANTVLLETKRAAQPGDVDSLIMVTNGSETTIRHLFSADTKEDRLEWCSKLNKVLHLIRIWGGTS, from the exons ATGGATCCGTGGATTCAA cgAATGTTAGAACGTGCTAAGGCAAGAGGAGAAAAGTTGAATATGCAATTGTCCAATGCTGGTCATGATGTTAGAAGACGACGAAGTCCACTAAAAGATGCTAATGCAATTTTAGCACAAGCAGCAG taAGCAAAAACAAAAGTCCAGCAAAATCTCCAATAAAATTAACAACAGAAGAATCTCCTAAAAAATCTGCAAGAAAATGTAGTCCTTCCAAAACGATAGTTGAAGAAGAAACTAAACAGATTGGTAAAGAGAATGGTGATGTAGGTATAAGCAATGTCAAGTCAAAGCTACAAAGGCTGGGCAAGCTATATTCTG AAGATACTAGCCGTGAGTTAAGCTCACCTATTCATAGaacggaagaaaaattttataccgAAGAGGAACAAATAGAATTGAAATCAGCAAGGAAAGGTGCTAGGCTCGATAGATTGGCAGCTCTTGCTTCAACCATTAATAATTGGGAAGATGATTTATCGCATCCAACattt ACAAAAACAACATCCACTAAGGCAGAACAAATACAAGCTAAATTTAATGACAAAGCAAAGAATACAACAGACCCACAACCAAGTACAAGTGGATGCAGTAAGTGGAATAGTGGTAGTAATTCTGAAGCTAGTTCAACCAGACAATTTAAGTGGGATAAAACTATGCTACAGAGTTTa GAAACAGGAGCAGGCCCATCAAGTTCTCCATCCAAAAAACATACGAATTCCGTGCAAAAGCAAGAAGACAAACATATATCAAGCTCGAAACTTAACGTAGTAATAGAAGGCAAGGTGACAGACGATGAGAATCTGCATAAAAGTACAAACAGGACAGCTAAGGATGCCGAAAATACAAACTCAAATACACCAGAAAAAACAGTAAGAACTACAAATACCAATACAAACAATTCTAGAGTAACATCTAGATTTGGTTTTAATGGTTCACCCAAGAGTCCATTACCTGGTTCATCACCTGGTTCTGTGTTGAGTAAAGCTTCTATGTTTGAATCGCGAAATAATGATGGTAAGACAAAAGATCCGGCTCAAATGAGTCTTTCTGAAAGAAAAgctcttttcgaaaaaaataaggatgAAGCTCCTTTAATTCCAAAAGCACCACTTACCATGTCTATACCACCTAGTAAATTACATGAGAAGGAATCGTCTAATTCACCATCCGGACATGGAGCAG ATCTACCTGCAACCAATCGTAAAGTTGAAAGTTCTAATCGAGTCGTTGCTCAGCGTGCTATATTTGAGCACGGTCACACTcaagaattagaaaataatatattgcgTTCTGCTCAAATTGAAAGACAACGAGAATTAGATATGTTACGTTCACGTTTCAACACCAATAAAGAAATAGCGCAAGTCGCAGCTGGTTCTTGTATTAGAACAAGCGAAAGTAGTGAAGGGAAGTCTAATTCACCGAAGAATTCTCCAATTTGTCCTGTCAAACCTACACCAGCACTG GATAATGTTAATCCGCacgcaccaccaccaccaccaccaccgcttCCACAGTCAAAAAACTCGAACGGAAAACATAATTCGGAGCAAGAAAAATCATCACCAGTTAAACGACATG GCAATTTACCAAGAATACAACAGATTGTGACATTATCAGATGCTAagcgtatacgtgtgtgtccTCCGAAATCTGGAGGCCTATATCCTAATCTTTCAGAAATTGATAACAACACAGGAACAGATACAGAATACACCGTCGATAGTACAGAACCAGCGACTGTTACTTTAGAAGAAAATACTACTGAGAGCGAATCAATTACAGAAGCCGAATATTACGTTCAA GACAACGAAACTGAATTAGACagcgaagaagaaattgaagaCGTAAACACTAGTTTGGGAAGAAGCATTTTGCGTGTAGTGAATCAACAGATtatgagaaacaaaaag AGATCGATTGAACCTGATCCAGATAGTACTACATCCGATATATCCGTATTAGATGAAATGGATGAATATTTGGACGAATGTCTTGcagtacaagaaaaaaatgttaaaaactTCTGTCAGGATGGACCAACACCTCCAAAAGTAAATAGAGGTGGAAAAAGTCCATCGTCTTCTTCTACTAGTTTTAAATACACTCATGG ATCACAATTTCGTTCTCCTATCAAATTCGTGACTCCGGAAAGGAATGAAGAACCATGCATCGTAGAAGGCGATAATCATACTCCCTTAATGCACACCGTTAGTTTTTATAGGCGTCAACAATCAGAA ttGCGAACACCGAAAGGTACCCCTTCTCGTTCGGTAACCAAAATTATAGACTCTGATTCTGACACTACGGAATCTGCAAAAGATGAAACAATGTTAGTGCAAGAAAAGGTGAAGCGTTTATTAGACGAAGTCTGCAAGCAGCAAACGATCATTGGTCAAGCTAGTCAAGCTTTAAATTTATGTAGTTCTACGATTGAATTTAATGGTTCTCAAGAACAAGTCGAAGGAGAGAGACTTCTGCTTATTGCTA ctCATAGGAGACAAGCCGCACTAAACGAGGTTCAAAGATTAAAAGTTGAGGGTACATTGAGACCTGCTGTACCAGGTTCTCCAGAAATAGAAGATACCGGATCACTTACAGTGTCAGCCATTACATTACCATTGAGACGCGAATATTTACGAAGTATTGCTACAA ATACGTGCCTTCATTTCGTCTGTTTGATACGTTACTTGGAGGAAGTATTAACTACACCAGTGGTTCTTGCTGAATCAGGCGATTCTTGTCTACGCTTCCCTTCGAccttaaaattacaaaatttgtaTAGTGATTTTAAAATCACCGTCGAAATTTATTCTCTTCAAACTCAAGCTGAAATGCTTCCCCACGAAGTTAAGTATCACATTCATAACAATGGCGGTGGATGGAATTCTGGTAATAGTagcaaagataataaaaag caCGCGTCTAAAACGcctaaggaaaagaaatgttcaAAATTCGAAAATCGCTTGGTGATGCCAAATGTTCAAAGTCCGGCAGGACCTTCCGCAGTTCGATCTACTGCTTTTCATCTATCTGGTTATGTTGTTTTTAGTCTTAAAGAAGTACACCGTCAACAATTCACTTTAAATAAG GTTCCACAGCAATCCCCGCTGGAAGGTCGATTGCAGATGCATGTGTCATGCGAACCCTCAATAACGGTAGAATATCATAACTTTCTTACAATATTTGAATATGTCTCTGGTTTTGGCATCTGGCAAAGAAGATGGTGCCTGCTCAAAGGAACTACATTATCGTATTATAAGTACCCTTATCATGAGGGCAAGAAAACTCCTTTAGGAAGTCTCGATCTACGtg GTATTTCTAcaaaaaatgttgaattaGCACCTCTCAGCATCTGCATGCGTGCCAATACAGTTTTacttgaaacaaaaagagcAGCACAACCTGGTGATGTCGATAGTCTTATCATGGTAACAAATGGATCTGAAACAACTATTAg ACACCTTTTCTCGGCCGATACAAAAGAAGATAGGCTAGAGTGGTGTTCAAAACTTAACAAAGTATTACATTTAATACGAATCTGGGGTGGTACCTCatga
- the LOC127071650 gene encoding serine/threonine-protein phosphatase 2A regulatory subunit B'' subunit gamma-like translates to MELETLLRKCALTNKFEKKQEESEKIEDEYFQEIYDQWKGTKAKDKDLTYKVIPKFYFKLPKEDEILPQKLREETRALFLQRRSRQLLDNNELKALWVLLDKYHSPPLSGEEQLINYEDFKKVGQLAGTKCSPYFTAVVFAKLQQGDQHGRISIMALFNYVMRKVWLHQTRIGLSLYDVTGQGYLRESDLENYILELIPTLPQLEGLEKSFHSFYVCTAVRKFLFFLDPLRTGRVRIQDILACSFLDDLLELRDEDLPKDLQEANWFSAPSALKVYGQYLNLDRDHNGMLNKEELAGYGTGTLTGVFLERVFQECLTYEGEMDYKTYLDFVLALENRHEPQSLHYLFRILDINNRGYLDTFCLNYFFRAIQEQMTMHGQEPVSFEDVKDEIFDMVKPANPCKITLQDLLSCGQGDTMVSILIEFHGFWAYENREAMAADTGDESSHV, encoded by the exons ATGGAATTGGAAACGTTGTTGCGAAAATGTGCCTTGACAAataaat ttgaaaaaaaacaagaagaaagtgaaaaaatagaggatgaatattttcaagaaatatatgatcagtggaaaggaacaaaagcaaaagataaagatttaaCTTATAAAGTGATACCTAAATTCTATTTTAAG TTACCTAAAGAAGATGAGATACTGCCACAAAAACTACGAGAAGAAACGCGTGCATTGTTTCTACAAAGACGTTCGCGTCAGTTATtagataataatgaattaaaagcACTGTGGGTCTTGTTAGACAAATATCATAGTCCACCTTTGTCAGGAGAAGAACAGTTGATTAATTATgaagattttaaaaaagtGGGCCAATTGGCTGGTACCAAATGTAGTCCTTATTTTACTGCAGTTGTTTTTGCGAAACTTCAACAAGGTGATCAACATGGAAGAATAAGTATAATGgcattatttaattatgtcATGAGAAAAGTTTGGTTGCATCAAACACGAATTGGTCTTTCTTTGTATGATGTCACTGGACAAGGATACCTTAGGGAATCT gacctggaaaattatattttagaacTGATACCAACACTGCCACAACTGGAAGGTCTTGAAAAATCATTCCattctttttatgtatgtacagcTGTtaggaaatttttattctttttggaTCCTCTCAGAACTGGAAGAGTTCGTATACAAGATATTCTTGCATGCAGTTTTCTTGATGATCTGTTAGAATTACGAGATGAAGATTTACCTAAAGATTTGCAAGAAGCAAATTGGTTTTCAGCACCATCTGCGCTTAAAGTTTATGGCCAGTATCTCAACCTTGACAGAGATCATAATGGAATGCTTAATAAAGAAGAGCTTGCAGG gtATGGAACAGGCACTTTGACCGGTGTATTTTTAGAGAGAGTGTTTCAAGAATGCTTAACTTATGAAGGGGAGATGGATTACAAAACTTATTTGGATTTTGTTTTGGCTTTGGAAAATCGGCACGAACCTCAAAGCTTACATTACCTTTTTCGTATATTAGATATCAATAATCGTGGTTATCTTGATACATTTtgtcttaattatttttttcga GCAATACAAGAACAAATGACAATGCATGGTCAAGAACCAGTCAGTTTTGAAGATgtaaaagatgaaatatttgatatggTTAAACCAGCTAATCCATGTAAAATTACATTACAAGATTTATTATCTtg TGGACAAGGTGATACAATGGTGagtattttaatagaatttcatGGTTTCTGGGCTTATGAAAATCGTGAAGCTATGGCTGCTGATACAGGAGATGAATCATCTCACGTATGA
- the LOC127071651 gene encoding zinc finger MYND domain-containing protein 10, translated as MSLDTEYIIAPWEAEAYVQSLEISDLQDVCTKKWFEFHKRLILLNQQSVLEISNFREESIKEWFVCLKKIPILIYEVIQIDIWKHKIFPLLIDINNEPENTFMLFSVFYHEDVAASLLENVLFHCESAITMDDSVLDLIDYAVKSVTVLLNKNNIEIYENLKDPSCLEEILEKKKELEFDIGMRCISILRYLAEFLDSLPLCALSRMLSVHDIPYLLVQLIENHPWSKNDSEGNVMLYDGKWNKVKDNEEGKISKIEAQIWFGLRELLLNPKCGPYYEITEHRLSHLLKLQKYLHEIVLDQIAPLIDLKRWLSYLSMSATSSATSRPVYVEVIPQIKPMILEKYHKKWKKLAKHQAKFIFTKDTDYIKSSAQILSDAYDLDKLDCIDIKKCFLCQEQAKKRCSKCKEAWYCGRECQVKDWTNHKDICEKITNNRSDNQN; from the exons atgtcgtTGGATACAGAATATATAATTGCACCATGGGAAGCTGAGGCTTACGTACAGAGTTTAGAAATATCGGATTTGCAAGATGTTTGCacaaaaaa ATGGTTCGAATTTCACAAAAGATTGATCTTGTTAAATCAGCAAAGTGTTCTCGAAATTAGTAATTTTCGAGAGGAGAGCATCAAAGAGtggtttgtttgtttaaaaaaa ataccaattttaatatacgaaGTCATTCAAATTGATATATGGAAACACaaaatatttcctcttttaatcgatataaataacgaGCCAGAAAATACATTTATGTTATTTAGCGTATTCTATCACGAAGACGTAGCAGCTTCGTtattagaaaatgttttatttcattgcgAAAGCGCAATTACAATGGACGATTCAGTTCTCGATCTTATCGATTATGCAGTTAAATCTGTGACTGTTCttctcaataaaaataatatcgaaatatatgaaaatttaaaagatccTAG ttGTTTGGAAgagatattagaaaagaagaaagaactcGAATTCGACATTGGAATGAGATGCATCTCGATTCTACGATATTTAGCTGAATTTTTAGATAGTTTACCACTTTGTGCACTTTCCCGAATGTTGTCTGTACACGACATTCCGTATTTACTTGTTCAACTAATCGAAAATCATCCCTGGTCTAAGAATGATTCCGAAG GAAATGTTATGTTATACGACGGGAAATGGAACAAAGTTAAAGacaacgaagaaggaaaaatttcaaaaatagaaGCACAAATATGGTTTGGTTTGCGAGAATTACTTCTTAATCCAAAATGCGGTCCATACTATGAAATTACCGAACATAGACTATCGCATTTATTAAAG TTACAGAAATACTTGCACGAAATCGTATTAGATCAAATTGCACCTTTGATCGATCTTAAAAGATGGTTAAGTTATTTAAGTATGTCAGCAACTTCATCAGCTACATCTCGTCCTGTCTATGTTGAAGTGATTCCTCAG ATAAAACCGATGATCTtggaaaaatatcataaaaaatggaaaaaattagCCAAACATCAGGCAAAGTTTATATTTACCAAAGACACGGACTATATCAAAAGTTCTGCCCAAATTTTAAGCGATGCCTATGACTTGGATAAATTAGattgtatagatataaaaaaatgtttcttgtGTCAAGAACAAGCTAAAAAGCGTTGTTCCAAATGCAAAGAGGCGTGGTATTGCGGACG AGAATGTCAAGTAAAAGATTGGACCAATCATAAAGATATTTGtgagaaaataacaaataacagAAGTGATAATCAAaattga
- the LOC127071659 gene encoding 40S ribosomal protein S12 isoform X1, producing the protein MSDVGTDDGPSAITAGGPMDVNTALQEVLKNALIHDGVVHGLHEAAKALDKRQAMLCILADNCDEPMYKKLVQALCNEHQIPLIKVDNNKKLGEWAGLCKIDSAGKARKVVGCSCVVIKDFGEDTPAKDVLMEYLKQSSVH; encoded by the exons ATGTCCGACGTGGGAAC TGATGATGGACCTTCTGCGATCACTGCAGGAGGTCCCATGGACGTGAACACAGCTCTACAAGAAGTTTTAAAAAATGCTCTTATTCACGATGGAGTCGTACATGGTCTTCATGAAGCTGCTAAAGCACTGGATAA gAGGCAAGCAATGTTGTGCATTTTAGCTGATAATTGTGACGAACCGATGTACAAAAAATTAGTTCAAGCACTTTGCAATGAACATCAAATTCCCCTTATTAaagtagataataataaaaaattgggTGAATGGGCTGGACTATGCAAAATTGACAGTGCTGGCAAAGCTCGCAAGGTCGTTGGATGTTCTTGTGTCGTTATTAAG GACTTTGGAGAAGACACACCTGCTAAAGATGTTTTAATGGAATATCTTAAACAAAGTTCTGTacattaa
- the LOC127071659 gene encoding 40S ribosomal protein S12 isoform X2 has product MDVNTALQEVLKNALIHDGVVHGLHEAAKALDKRQAMLCILADNCDEPMYKKLVQALCNEHQIPLIKVDNNKKLGEWAGLCKIDSAGKARKVVGCSCVVIKDFGEDTPAKDVLMEYLKQSSVH; this is encoded by the exons ATGGACGTGAACACAGCTCTACAAGAAGTTTTAAAAAATGCTCTTATTCACGATGGAGTCGTACATGGTCTTCATGAAGCTGCTAAAGCACTGGATAA gAGGCAAGCAATGTTGTGCATTTTAGCTGATAATTGTGACGAACCGATGTACAAAAAATTAGTTCAAGCACTTTGCAATGAACATCAAATTCCCCTTATTAaagtagataataataaaaaattgggTGAATGGGCTGGACTATGCAAAATTGACAGTGCTGGCAAAGCTCGCAAGGTCGTTGGATGTTCTTGTGTCGTTATTAAG GACTTTGGAGAAGACACACCTGCTAAAGATGTTTTAATGGAATATCTTAAACAAAGTTCTGTacattaa